A section of the Clostridiisalibacter paucivorans DSM 22131 genome encodes:
- a CDS encoding Mu transposase domain-containing protein: NMKVAVARFVTKTEKAPTDDLLKISMYYGFKYRFCNTRRGNEKGHVERSVEYIRRRVFSKKDKFKTLEEANKYLEKELEKLNSKEQKQRENKSAKEILKEELPYLTKLMPPYDISRVAELRVNKYSVITVDENKYSVPDSLVGEFVTTKVYPEKILVYHHNTKVAEHIRSFGSHTWNIEINHYLNTLKKKPGAIHRSTAMHQMNPKLQNIYNKYYTENPRDFIELIELISKEGLESIEKAIISLEKISPLNINTEKIKLLCNRKEEIKTNKEYKNTEIEKQSKSILNHYGNLLKNSSVDFDKEALII; the protein is encoded by the coding sequence CAATATGAAAGTTGCAGTAGCTAGATTTGTTACTAAAACAGAAAAAGCACCTACAGATGACCTTTTAAAAATATCCATGTATTATGGATTCAAATATAGGTTTTGTAATACTAGACGTGGAAATGAAAAAGGGCATGTAGAAAGATCCGTTGAATATATAAGAAGAAGGGTATTTAGCAAAAAAGATAAATTTAAAACACTAGAGGAAGCAAATAAATATTTGGAAAAAGAACTAGAAAAACTAAACTCTAAAGAGCAGAAACAAAGAGAAAATAAAAGTGCAAAAGAAATCTTAAAAGAAGAACTACCTTACTTAACAAAACTTATGCCACCATATGATATTTCAAGGGTTGCAGAACTTAGAGTGAATAAATATTCAGTAATAACTGTAGACGAAAATAAGTACTCAGTACCTGATTCACTAGTTGGAGAATTTGTAACAACCAAGGTATATCCAGAGAAAATATTAGTTTATCACCATAATACTAAAGTAGCAGAACACATAAGAAGTTTTGGTTCCCATACTTGGAATATAGAAATAAATCACTATCTAAACACATTAAAAAAGAAGCCTGGAGCAATTCATAGAAGCACAGCCATGCATCAAATGAATCCCAAGCTTCAAAACATTTACAATAAATATTATACCGAAAATCCAAGAGATTTCATAGAACTAATTGAACTAATTTCAAAAGAAGGTCTTGAAAGCATTGAAAAAGCAATAATATCATTAGAAAAAATTAGTCCTTTAAACATAAATACAGAAAAGATAAAACTTTTATGTAATAGAAAAGAAGAAATAAAGACAAATAAAGAGTACAAGAATACAGAAATAGAAAAACAATCAAAGTCAATATTAAACCATTATGGAAATCTACTTAAAAATTCATCAGTAGATTTTGATAAGGAGGCTTTGATAATATGA